The genomic stretch TTAAAGGATCACTATTGTTACAAATGGAACAAATAAGGTCCGGCACGTTCTCACTTTCCGAGACGGAACTTCCGTCCCCGCCACTCGAACTGCTGCAGGACGTGCCGTCCGTGCCCGAACTGTCCTCGGACTCGGACTGGCTGCCGTCGGATCCCGGGTGGGTGTAAACGGACCCCAACTCCTGCAGCGGGCCGTAGAGGACGGTGTTCAGCGGTAGGTACTTGAGCTCCTGCGGAGTGTAGACGGTGTAGTGATCCTGATACTGTCCGGGGACGAGGGCTACGGGGTACCGTCTACGAGCACCGGAGTTTAGGTCAACCTTTGCAATCTTGCGAGTGGGATACTGAATGGTAAAGGTCTGCATGTCGAAGCACGATCTCCGCTCGTCCTTGCGTTCTTGATTTAGGTGCTGATTGTACTCGGCGGTCGAAGCGACAGCTTTCCGAATAAACTCCGCCATCTTGCTCTTCTCGACACTGGCAGCCGAGTAACCGCGGTGTTTTTCGGCGTTCGTTTGCTTATCGCGCTCCCGGAGCGCGTTGGCGTACTCTTGATATTTTTCCGGGTAATCTTTCATGAACAAATCGATAACGTCGTCTGCTCGTAAAGCTGTCAACCCCAAGTCGCACTGCGTTTCGTTCACCACTCCTTTTTCTCTCAGGTATTTCTTCTCGTCTATGTCGACGGACCGCCGATACAGATCGGGGTATTTCCGTTTAAACGATTTCACCTGCAGGAACTCGCAGATCTGTTCCTGCAGTATGTACGCGTCGCCCCCTTCCAAGGGCCACTGATATTCGAAAATTTTATCCGCTGTAATGCGAGCGATCGCTTCGGACGTTATTTCATCGTCGGAGAAACGTTTGCGGCCACTTTTCTGACTGCTTACACTGTTTTGCGAATCACAGTCGATGGCTGTAGGATTTAAACTGTCGGGCTCTGCGGATGAGTGACCCTCCGACGTCGACTGtggtatagcagacgacaccgtcgttGCAACAGATTCCAATCCCGGTTGCAggacctcttcttcttctcctgtcACTTGCGCGTCGTCGCccgcttcgtcgtcgtcgtcgatcTTTTGATCTTCCTTCGCTGCGGTTGTGGGTGGCGGCGGTATGGTTTCGAGGTTCCATGAACTCCTCGTGTCCTCTTCAAAGACGGGAATAGGCTCAGTTTCTTGCGGCTTCGGAGTGCTAACAACTGATGTGCTGGTGCTGCTCGTAGTTAGGCTTAGCTTCGGGACGTCGGGCTCCAAAAAGATGCCGGCCGTTGAAGCGTCCTCGCCGGCTACGCTTTCCGACGGAAACGAACCGAGAGAATCCGGTTCCACGGCGTCCGACGATTCTGCGAAGTTCGTTGATGGCCAAGCATTATCTTCCGACATTTTGCTTCGGATTGGCAACGTTTAAAATTGCTAACTCAGATCAAGCGCATCGAGTTACATAACCGCTTCTCTGTGTTTGCGGTTGTTTACACCCGGTTGCAACCGTCGTTAGGGGACGAACTTCGCCGGCGACAGAGCGATCAACTTTACAAAGATGTAAATCTACTCCTTTCCATTTAGTGTGCAAGTTTTACAATATCACGAAGTTTTTCCCTTATACAAATTTTAAAGGTTATTCGTTTGTTGAAAGAAGTCTCAACGCGTGCTGCACCCTGACGGAGAACCATAACAAATATTGCGAAGTCAAGCCGCGCTGCAATGGGGTCTCCAAATGTTGCAGTTCGAAAATAATCTTTGGATAAGCTTGTGAATTCACGTACGTCTTCGAGTGTGCCATTTCGAGTTTTTGCAAAGCATAACCTCCCAGTATTTCGGGTAAGAAAAGAAGAACTGCCTCACAATGCAAGCACTTGGGAAAGCCTCTTATTTTCATATTGTTTGCAATGTGACACAGACGCCAGCTTGAAGCATCCAGTTGCGTTTATTAACACGCTTATTGAAGTTTTGAAAAGAGTGGTCCTTACAATTACTCCTGATATCGTGATTATACCGCGTTTTTTTGTAcactatttttttctgtttttgcggGTGTGACGGATTTGAAGGCTCTTTGCAGAAACTAGTCGTTTTCGTTTTCTGTATTTGCAACGTTTCTCACGGAGTTGCAACGTTTCGTTATTGTGAAAAGTTGAAACTGAAGCCTGGTTTCTGTTCATGATGTACAGGCAGCGCGTGATATTGAACTTGATAAGTGTTAGTATTGAATATTTGTTAGTCTGATAGTATAAATCAATAACGTAGTAACTGGACCCAAAAACGTGTTGGCTGTGTCTAGAGGTCCGGCGGACGGACCCGATTCTTTATGCAGCGGGGTCCGTCGGATGGTCCGTGGTATGAGGAACTAGACTGTTTTCTAACCTAaccaacctaacctagagctgcACGAAGCTAACTTGCACTAGCCTGACTAGACTAAACTTAAACTAGACTAGACTAACTTAAACTAgactaaactaaactaacctaacctaacctaaactaaactAACTTGATCTAACACGACATAATGTTGAAAGCGGAGTGTCCCGACGGACTCCGATGTATAAACAATCGGGTCCGTCGGACCGACGGACCCCATTCTTTACGCAGCGGGGTCAGTCGGATCGTCTGTGGTATGAGGAACTAGCTAAGCTAAGCTTTCCTAAgctaagctaacctaacctagagctgcACGAAGTCAACTTGCACTAACCTGACTAGAATAAACTAACCTAactctaacctaacctaaactaacttGATCTACCACGACATAATGTTGAGCCGACGGACGGAATGGGGTCCGTCGGACCGACGGACCCCATTCTTTACGCAGCGGGGTCAGTCGGATCGTCTGTGGTATGAGGAACTAGACTGTTTCCTAAGCTAAGCTAACCTAAACTAACTTGATCTACCACGACATAATGTTGAGCCGACGGACCCCGATGTATAAATAATCGTGTCCGTCCGACGGACCTCTAGACACTTCCAAAAGGGCTTCGCACGCACTTGAAATCGTCCAAGAAATTTCAACAGAAAATAGATACTACATAACGATGATGGATTGCGTGTGTGTTAATGGATTATAATGGATGTGAGCAATTAACTAACAATGTCGTTACCTCTCGCTGCTGTGAAGGACTTAAAGAGTTTTGTTGTTTGTTGCCCCTCGTTCCTTTCAGAAGACTCGTTAATACGATGGTTCTGAGCCGTAAACTAGCCAACAGGATAGGTGTTCGCACCCAGCAGAAGGGGAACTTCAGACGCCCGAACACCAAGGCTTCAGTAACAGATGCCAGGCAGGTTCTGAACGCCAAGGGCCTTCGAAGGCAAACTCAGTCGAGCTTCTTCAACGCACGGACCCCCGCAAAGAGGTTTGGTGGAGTCACCAAGGCATATAGGGCACAGCAACAAACGGGAAGGAATGCCTTCAGAGGAGATGCAAGGGCTTTTATCAACGCCGCCAGGGCAGCAAAGGCACCAGCTAAAGTTCAGCAGTCAAGGTTCCAAACAGGGGTACGTTATCACTACAGAGTACTACTGTTATAGGAGCTACATGTACACTGTACTACAGCACGGTTGCCAAGTGGGGGAGGGAGACATCTCGTACTCTTCCTTCTACTAGTGTGGTATACGagggttctttgttttcgggttttatgctttttcaaattcgggaagGAAAAATCTGGTGCTACTTATAGacgagaaatcgggcgctacgatctctgtttgatatgttaTCGGCGAAGTTTCGGGTGAatcgaaaggcatatgaaacaagcctctgctgtgacactgggacgagaaacaagaatctcAGTGAGTGACCttggtattcaaacacttgcccgagctccagaaaagctcgtctttgactcctgcaggaggtgaccataaaaggaggacaaataggttgtcacaaatagctctctttgctgatgttacggttcacttttccgacggtttattGAGAACGACAaattgaaggaccgcaaggatttcggggtAGCTATCGGGTTTCACCAGAATTCTTGAACATTTGTTCGGGgagggaactatcgtgaaaaatcgggtttaaccctgaAACTGAGAACACTAGGTATACGCttgcatatacagtgaaccctcgttattatgaccatggtcgttcccgaaaattttggtcataatgcggaattgtcatattaacggggggcatttgcagaggtttcactgcattgttccccagtagtatggtcgtaaagcgcgtatgtcagattatcgggggtcatattaacgagggttcactgtagttatGCATGTGCCTCCACAAGGACACAAAAATATTTTTCGGTGCATTACAGCATGGTGGAGAAAAGTTTTGTGCGGGAGCATCTGATTTTTTACAAGATGTTGTGCTTCGAACAGCAGTATTAATCTTGCGAGCACCTCATGATGGCGCCTGCGTGCTCCTACAGGTACAGCCCAACATACAAATCAGGCAAGGACTACTTACTGTTACAAAGAAGCGACAACTGTTCAATAAGGTATGTGCACCTTCGTGTCGTCTTCTTGTGAGGCTCGGGAAATGGCCATGTTCACGAGATTCAAGCATGAAGTTCATTCTGCAGTAAATCGTCACACAGATACCCATATTCCACCTGAGAACTGCATCAAATGTAGCTCGCCAACCCTAACAGAGTTGCTGCCCCACTGGAGTAATTGTGCTGCAGTGACACCAGGGGGCTACCTTAGGGCTCCTATAGTCTAAGGATCGCCACGCTACTAGATGTGACAGAGAGTTACGCAGCTAGCTATTGCAACCAATAGGAAGAAGAGTAGGGCGAAACTTAAACGTGCCATTCTTATGTTGAACACAACTTTAGTTTCTCCTGCAAAGGTAGCAGAGCTCTCTTGCAGTCACATAaatgatatatatatttaatgATTTAtggcatacagggtgtcccagaaaatgggtcattgaattatgataaaaaaactacaccacctagaatcatgcggtcaacggcatttgttcttactaggtttttgccacctcctgatgtgaacgtCGTGCAACGTAAGATTAATTACGCAAATTTTTgcaaactgaactcggaaatttgccaagtaaaggtgctttcttacctcaccaatgtgaagagcgtgccgaatttacgcaaattcatgataattgacagggttATTGAGGAGGTATCccattgaaaaaaaatagctgaacatcgTACTTTACGCAGCATAGCGTGTGaagaatttttcagcgcaatcgttgtcagtccgacaaaaggaggttggaaacccggcCCACACAGGgatagtagaaagagataacacagacatggcTTGTCGCATctggcttccgctgggatcacaccttccctttcccaatttcgggaactgtcactttttctcctatcactctgtgggctgggtttccaacctcctttcgtcggccCGACAgcaattgcgctcaaaaaggCGTGAAGCGCTATGTTCAGGGTGCTCCGAAGAGCATGAtgctcggctattttttccgatgggatagttcCTCAGTATCCCTGTCAAATAGTAtaatgaatttgagtaaattcggcacgctcttcacattggtggggtagaaaaggtgacatttacttggcaaatttccgagttcagttagcaaaaattgacataattaaacttgcgttacacATCATGAGGTGTTGAATGCATGATGCCGTTGACATCatgccgttgactgcatgattctaggtggtgtagttattttttattataattcaatgacacgttttctgggacaccctgtatacctcaAAGATGCTCGTGGGGGCTTTCTATTGGAGGGGAGGGAATAACATTTGGTACAACAACAGAAGAAAACATAGATAGAGCACAATGCAAGTTTACTGGATGCCAAAGTAGCAGGCGAGTTCTCGTTTGAACACTACATGGTCGACAATTGTGATCAGCGGCTCCGGAAGACAATTCCAGTCATTATTAGTCTCGGGAAAGAATGAGCAATGGAACTGCACATGATGCGAATGACCTTAAACTGATGATCCAGCCTTGATGATATactacagtcgccgaccgatttttcggaccctgatttttcggacatgctcgattattcggactcgttcgcggaacggccgcgggtcccatagagttgatgtataagagcgtccaaaatttcggacgccgtgcagctccgtcactcgatatttcggactctgtttgcccaaccagcgaatttctctcttggggtaacggaaaatattggtatcgtccgaaattcgtatcgaaagaaatcaaccaactaaaatattgaggcaaaataataggcagtgatgattgttcattttccattcctctgtgtagaagaggtctgtcgtggCGCCTTTGTGTCTTCGATTTGGCCaccggcccagcacgtgctctccgcccgcgagtcgcgcgacagcgctgtaaagcgagcttcacctaaagcacgcatgcgttaggcgaagccgacttgcggactcgATGACGGTGGTGCCTCTGACAGTGTACactgacgaaatgtcgcttcgggaaatagaagctgacgttatcaggcagagctggaagcgcgttaggaaagcacaAATTTTTCtagcctactagggcttagtaaagtttattttgaagcgaaattcgttttttcggaccgCTCGATTATTCGTACTTTTGCGcaatccccgccgagtccgaaaaatcggacggcgactgtatagTACGCAGGTTGGATGAAGTACGGTCCCAAAGGAGGGTTACGGAAAAACTTGTGATAAGCACAGAGACGAAAATAGTTCCAGCGTACTGTGAGCTTGGGAAGACTGAGTGAAAGTTCAGTTGATGTAATACTAGAAGGTTTAGTATAGTTAGTTAGATATAACGCAGGATTTTGACATGTCTCAAGGATTATACAGTAAGGTTAGTAACGTGAGGGTCCCAAGCACTGCTATCGTACTCTAGCTTCGAGCGAACAATTGCAGTGTATTCCAGTTGTTTAATAGAAGATGGGGCGTGCTTCAGGTTCCAGGCGAAGAGAGAACTAACGGAATCCTCCCAAGATTCAGAGTGATAATCGGGAAATCCATAGGTCGTTACGGCGACAGTGTCGTTCGAGGTCGTTGGGTCGAGATGTCACGCTGTTAACGGATGACGATGGAGTACATATTGTGGACTTCACGTATGAATGCTCCGAGGCGATTAAACGTATATTAGAAATTTCACTTTCAATACCGGTTACTTAGTCAGCGAGAGACTGGGGCACCTGTTCTGTTGTGGTCTGTGATGCTTTTACAGATTTAATTTCGTGAAGCAGGTTCTCCTGACCCTCTTGTAATGATGAGAGAAGTCCTACTACAGTCGACCCACGTTTacccggacttcatttatccggatcctgcgctatgcggacaaaaaagcatggggacggatttctccccacgtatttcgccctcgtttatccggactcggacgagaattccagggaacagaagcgactaatacccaacaatcggcttcagctATCCGGTCATTATCCAGGaaggacacttggcccacacctagtcaagcgaggtcgagaaccctggtcgtggcctcctttttactgacacaaagagggtgttgctaggaagaattttctccctttccgactttgcacattacacaaaagtaatccac from Ornithodoros turicata isolate Travis chromosome 4, ASM3712646v1, whole genome shotgun sequence encodes the following:
- the LOC135391736 gene encoding PHD finger protein 10-like, translated to MSEDNAWPSTNFAESSDAVEPDSLGSFPSESVAGEDASTAGIFLEPDVPKLSLTTSSTSTSVVSTPKPQETEPIPVFEEDTRSSWNLETIPPPPTTAAKEDQKIDDDDEAGDDAQVTGEEEEVLQPGLESVATTVSSAIPQSTSEGHSSAEPDSLNPTAIDCDSQNSVSSQKSGRKRFSDDEITSEAIARITADKIFEYQWPLEGGDAYILQEQICEFLQVKSFKRKYPDLYRRSVDIDEKKYLREKGVVNETQCDLGLTALRADDVIDLFMKDYPEKYQEYANALRERDKQTNAEKHRGYSAASVEKSKMAEFIRKAVASTAEYNQHLNQERKDERRSCFDMQTFTIQYPTRKIAKVDLNSGARRRYPVALVPGQYQDHYTVYTPQELKYLPLNTVLYGPLQELGSVYTHPGSDGSQSESEDSSGTDGTSCSSSSGGDGSSVSESENVPDLICSICNNSDPLKEKQDLITCSECRKVGHIACLGLQPEMSVALKAYRWHCSDCKKCSVCRSKADEEQMMFCDRCDRASHSFCVGMRGVPIGRWICRLCGQCKNCGVDRPGPGGLRSRWYHEYGKGPVPKERSVSIFCRSCHRRRKGR